A part of Schistosoma mansoni strain Puerto Rico chromosome W, complete genome genomic DNA contains:
- a CDS encoding eps-15-related has translation MAYEISVPDARRYRTIFDQLQPTYGKLSGEKIREVFLKFQLPVETLGKIWDLSDIDNDGSLDQSEFIIAFPAGETLTTQSTHTTPTVWALSSHQPYLQSYNFPEWAISADEHAKNLRVFAALDMDADGLVSGPEVRDILMRSGLPQDILAHIWDLVDIQNTGLLNSEQFTVAMHLATEQLSAGLSNRTLPNVLPPALLPPSLRPIPPDPSIYEESNKLIVEIEALSRYAIIIVSLSFEKSAVESDYISMAKDSQRRASEATAKQRTIDTLNHTIRNLANQRVEAERRLGDYSREKDTLESVLNEIKSHVMNERQKVEEMRIKINCQQASTKSQKEEIACLRNELNELIREEAMLQDKIIENQRRLEQIEKENRLAQSRVDQANNKLETLESTRSQLLEVLEQYNGLLNGDGNIKEPDEARVKSLLSDESAKDSLRSFDTGLDGINWPNNNNNAPSFTTGISTFSAFDTARSQTGAHSVPLPLMSMNLVSGGDWKTNERGLLNSSLGFPFPYDPFDSNDPFKSKANEFHKESVEDPFALSSTNDPFKDSDPFGVDPFGLSYLMAKDKKSPNTIASAFDPFKPDSVCPTVLPENSLIGADFGAVR, from the exons ATGGCTTATGAGATCTCTGTTCCTGATGCGCGTAGGTATAGAACAATTTTCGATCAACTCCAGCCAACCTATGGGAAATTATCTGGGGAAAAAATTAGAGAG GTATTTTTGAAGTTTCAGTTACCAGTTGAAACTCTTGGAAAAATATGGGACCTTTCTGATATTGATAATGATGGCAGTTTAGATCAGAGCGAGTTCATTATT GCTTTTCCAGCCGGTGAAACATTAACTACACAGTCAACTCATACAACTCCCACTGTTTGGGCTCTGTCTAGTCATCAACCTTATCTTCAGTCGTATAATTTTCCGGAATGGGCTATCTCAGCAGACGAACATGCCAAAAATTTGAGAGTTTTCGCTGCCTTAGATATGGATGCTGATGGGTTAGTTTCAGGCCCTGAAGTGAGGGATATTCTGATGCGATCCGGTTTGCCTCAAGATATTCTAGCTCATATATGGGATCTGGTTGATATACAGAATACTGGTTTGTTAAACAG TGAACAATTTACAGTGGCCATGCACTTGGCAACGGAACAGTTATCTGCAGGGTTATCTAATCGTACCCTTCCCAACGTACTTCCACCCGCTTTACTTCCACCAAGTTTGCGCCCTATTCCTCCAGATCCGTCTATTTATGAAGAATCTAACAAACTGATTGTAGAAATAGAAGCATTAAGTCGGTATGCTATTATTATTGTGTCCTTGTCTTT TGAAAAATCTGCAGTAGAATCTGATTATATTTCTATGGCCAAAGATTCTCAACGTCGAGCATCAGAAGCCACTGCAAAACAGCGTACAATTGACACCCTTAATCATACAATACGTAACCTAGCTAATCAACGTGTAGAAGCTGAACGTCGACTAGGTGATTATAGTCGTGAAAAAGATACATTAGAAAGTGTACttaatgaaatcaaaagtcatgtCATGAATGAACGTCAAAAAGTTGAAGAAATGCGTATTAAAATCAACTGTCAACAAGCTTCAACGAAA AGTCAAAAAGAAGAAATAGCTTGTTTACGAAATGAGTTGAATGAATTAATACGAGAGGAAGCAATGTTGCAagataaaataattgaaaatcaaCGCCGTTTAGAACAAATTGAAAAGGAAAACCGTTTAGCCCAGTCTCGTGTAGACCAA GCTAACAATAAACTTGAAACATTAGAATCTACTCGTAGTCAACTGCTGGAAGTGCTTGAACAATATAACGGTTTATTAAATGGTGATGGAAATATCAAAGAACCAGATGAAGCAAGAGTTAAGTCGCTG CTTTCTGATGAGAGTGCAAAAGATAGTTTAAGAAGTTTCGACACAGGTCTTGATGGTATAAATTggccaaataataataataatgcgcCTTCTTTTACTACTGGTATATCAACTTTCTCAGCATTCGATACAGCACGAAGCCAAACTGGTGCTCACTCTGTACCACTTCCACTAATGTCAATGAATCTTGTATCAGGTGGTGATTGGAAAACAAATGAAAGAGGTCTTCTAAATTCTTCACTTGGATTCCCATTTCCTTACGATCCTTTTGATAGTAATGATCCTTTCAAATCTAAAGCCAATGAGTTCCATAAAG AATCTGTTGAAGACCCATTCGCTTTGTCAAGTACAAATGATCCATTCAAGGATTCCGATCCATTCGGTGTAGATCCATTTGGTTTATCATATTTG